The DNA sequence TATCCGTCTCTTTGGGTACCTGTAGATCCCCATAGATGGTGAATCACAGATGTCAAGTTGTCTCTCTTTCTTTCAAGTGCTATTAAGCTTTATAACAATCTACACAACCTAATGCTGAAAATTTCCCCCTGTTCTTTAGCTGTTGGtttgtcttaattttgtcttttaACTGAGTGGGTATAATATAATTCTTCATCATCTCGGAACTTGATTCCTTAGCTCATATTCACTAACTTGCTTGACCTCTTTGTATTCAAGCTTaacaatattttgaattttgtattattCCAAGCTTCAAAGCTTCTTAAAACTAGTCTTTAGAAAATCTGAACCCTTCCTGTTATGTATGAACTGTGAAATGTATTCATATATTGAGTAGGCACAAGCATGAGATAACTACTTAGGGGAAGGGGAGAGGTAATGACGAAAATAAGTAAAGGAATAGTCATATTTGTCCAACTATATCAGATCTTCTAAACGACAATTTTGATACACGATTATTTGATTATGGGTTTTTAAAAGTTATCCATATTTTGGGTATTTTTTTGAAACTCTGATTTTCTGAGTCAAATCTCTACAGTGATTTTTGTTTCgcttaaaaaatgttaaaagtctACTCCGATCTCTAAGCCTGACATTATGATAAACTCTTATGTTATAGGATGGTGATCGTTAGCATAAGCTTCTTCTATAATAGCAAGTTGTAATATTAGAAGACATCATATCAGAATATACTCTTACTAAGTGATTTTATTCAGGCCTAGGATTTTAAAATGTAGTGAACTTTTGTATTCACCACTCACAGTGTAACTCAACTTTGTAAGTCcaagaataataatttatgtatcaacattgtgaaaactagttttttttaataacagATTACTTAATTTCAGATAGTAgtaacaatataataatttgttattGGGCAATATGCACCCATAAACTGTGTATGTGACTGTGTGTGTActgtatatgtgtatatatactgAGGTGTGTGTATCTGTGTACATGTATCATTGTAAGAAAATCCACATTTTACTTGTGATTCTTAGTCGTACCTCAAGTGCAAGATCATTCTTGTCAGCTTCACCTGCATCGGTTATTTTGTCGCTTATAATTGTTTGGGAGTTATCTTCTAAGCTTTGCTCCTCAAGTGAACAAGATGCTTCTATGTCACCACTTGAAGTAGATGTTTTATGATCCTCTGGCTGCAAATTCTCTTTCTCTGGTGTAGTGTAGTCTGTACTCTTCTCATCTTTGGGAACTCCAACTGTGCTTGGTTCATCGCTAATTTTTGGCTCAAGCAGAATTGACTCGTTTTCACAGGCCTCCTTTTTTGAAATCTCAGTTAGTGGTGGTCTTTCTGCTTCCTCTTCCAAATTTATATCATGTGTCATTTCTGAGGCAGCCACTTTGAGTAACAAGTCCTTGTCACTATTCTCATTCAAGACATTCTGTAGTATGGatgagtaattaaataaagggATGTACATGCTCAAAGGAAACAATAATACTTTGCttcctatttttattgttCACTGCTCAACATGATTCAATTTAATATGAATCTCACCTGTAATTCTTGAGTTTTCTCGTTGGTAGTAGCTGCATCAATTCTTGtttcctcttcttcatcaCTTGGTATTCCTTGTGAATTTTCAGTCGGGATTTTCTCCTCAAGGATACCCTTTTCCTTTGTGTGTTGATCGAAATCagatgtttttatattttcagcCGGGATTTCTCTCTGCACTTCTTCCATCAACAAAGCACTCTCAGAATTTTCGTCCTTTTCAGACAATTCTGACCCACTTGGTTCTTTTATCGAGGATACttgttcattttcttcatcCAAATGCTCTTCCAAATTCTCATCTGGAAAAATTGTTGGTACATTCTGCAACAAGAAGAATAACGTCACTACCATTCAATGAAAAGCTTTTGTCGCCTTTATTTATTTCGTGTATACTTATGATGAAGCTCCTTATTgtaaaatagtagtatcaaCATTGTGAAAACTAGTTTTTTGAGAACTGATTACTTAAGTTCAGATAATATTAACAATATGACAATTTGTTAATGGGCAATATGCACTCATTTACTGTGTATCTGACTCTGTGTATGTACTGTATATGTGTATATTGaggtgtgtgtatatatactgACCTCGTCCTTAGGAGTTTCGTTTTCAACGGTTGTTGGGTCTAGGATTTGCTCCACAATGGAACTTTCTGCATCTTGACGTGGAGCAAATGCCTTGATGTCCTCAGTTGCCACTTGAGAGGAGTCAATAGGATCCTCAACCTTTGCTACTTCCTTAACCAACGTGCTTTCTGTAATGTCATCTTTTGGAGTATCTGATACTGATGTTCTTTCACTATCCTTTACCGATTGTTCTTCACTTTCCAGTATGAAGTCATCTGCTTGATTTTGTGAATCTTCTTTAGTGTCCTCATGTGGTGTGGTTGCACATTTCTGCATCAAGTATAAAACATTTGTTAAATCTGTTAATCCTGCAGATACACATTCGTGTTAATTTTTATCCAGCATAATACagcaattcatttttcaaaaatttgtcCACTGATCTTGTGATAACAATGTCAGCTTACTACTATGATTCTCACCCTATCCTCAAGAATTTCTTGCTTCAAATCAGTTGGATCAAGTGGTTTTGCATATTTTTCGTCATCCATGGTTTCTTGAGAACCTGTAGTTGGCGCTTGCTCTTCTAAGGGGTTTGCTTCTCTGTCATGACCTGACGAAGTACCTTTAATATCATCATCTGCTACCTGTGATGACTCAATATGCACATCTTCCTTTACCAGAGCacattctattttttcctCATCTTCATTCAAGTTGGCCTTTACAGTGTTTTCATATGCAAATTTGGTCTCATGGCTAGTAGTTGGTTCATCATCATTGATCTTTTCTTCAGGAACTTCTTCAGAAGGAGGTTCTTGTAAACCATCCACTTCTACTGGTGAGTTATCGTCACTGTCTCCATTTTGAGCGCTTATCGCAACATCCTGTGATGATAATAACATAAGAATATGATTGAgctaaaagaagaaaatatattatcgAGTTCTCTTTTCACTAAGAACCGAGCTAATAAGTATCCTTGTTGTCTTCAAACTAGTAAACAACAATTGATAGTGCACTTTCTACATCTACTTCAGAGAACTTACATTGTTTTTGTCAGCAGCGTCAATAGTTTTTTCCTGTGTTTCATCAATTGTCTCTTGTGGATCAGCAGTTAGGATTTGCTCCTTAGTGGGGatttccactttttcttcttctttgactGGACTACTTTCAATGGAGGACAGTGCTGGAGCTTCTGAAGAAGGAATATTTTCAGTCTCATTTTGTTCCCACTGCGAGCAATCTTCTTGGACTTGCATGCTTTCTTCTTTGTCCTCATATGGCGTAGTATTTGCAATACTTTGCTGCAAGTCCAGACCATTTGTTAAATCTACATGGCATCATACTGATAACAACTTGTGTCTTGAGGATGACTGAAATAAGAGTATGTTACTATAGTTTCAATGCTAAAATGATGATCAAACAAGAAGTTAGAACTACAGTGAAGGTTTATGCCAATCTTCTAACAACCAAcccaaatattataatgtaTAGTTATGCTCGCATCAGGAAAACTTAGTAATTCGTGCAATATACAAACTAGGCATGTCACGATCCAGATTATTGTAAGTTTGATTCTCACCTTATCCTTGAGAGTTTCACCCTCCAAAGTAGTTTCACTAGCAGCTATCTCCTCTTTGCTATCATCAAGATTGACAATGTGGCTTTGCTCATCTGGAGaacttatttctctctctcgaGTTAAATGCCCGGTTTCAATCACCTGTGCTGCCTCTTGCAATGACTCGACAGATGCTTCTTCATTGATCAAGCCACCTTTACCTATTTTTGTTGACTCCTCGATGTTGGCGTTCCCAGCTGAAGCTCCGCCAAGTTCTTCAGTTGGCATGTTACCATCCTTGCCACAATCCGAAATATCTTCTACAATATCCTGCGACacatataaaaatcataaagttCAGTTCGCCAAAGCCCCGGAAAAAGGATACTGTTGACCAATGACCATTTTCTTTTAGGGTCAAATTTAGCCATTTACTGTTTACTTGTATGTCATACCCTTTTCATTTGGGATTAAATCTAGCCATTTATTGTTTACTATGTGTCAAGTAAGTTAATGATGATAAGGTAAGTACATTATTCACCTTTGTCTCAACATTTTCCTCATGTGTGTGAGCCACATCAACAGATTCTCTCTCTGCCTTGTCAGTTGAAATTCCCAGTGGATCTGCATTTGTGATTTCTTCCTTCCCATACATATTTTCTGTATGCtcctcattttccattttaggtgTCATTGACTCTTTGCCCCTATTTTTGGGTTCATCAGTATTTTTTGACTCCCTAGCATTGGTTTCCTCTACTTGTGCTTCTATCACAGATGAACTTTGGTTTTCCTCTTCCACACGTTCCTCATGTTCCCTTGCTGAGCAATCCACTTGAGTTTCTTTTGCAACATTCTGCAGCCAAATAGTAAATATAAACTGATAAGCTATATGGAAATTATTTATGTTcagttttcttcttcttccataTATGTATGATTGTAAGAAAATCCACATTCTAGTTGTGATGCTTAGTCGTACCTCAAGTGCAAGATCATTCTTGTCAGCTTCACCTGTATCGGTTATTTTGTCGCTTATTGTTGTTTGCACTTCTTCCGTCAACAAAACACTCGCAGAATTTTTGTCCTTTCCAAACAATTCTGCTCCACTTGGTTCTTTTATTGAGGATACTTGCTCATTTTCTTCATCCAAATGCTTTTCCGTGTTCTCATCCGGAACAATTGTTGCAGCATTCTGCAACACGAAGAATAACGTCACTAACATTCAATGAAAGACTTTTGTCACctttattaattatcattcttttttAGTACTTCCTGCATACTTATGATAAAGCTCGTTagttaaatagtactccatccgttccatgttaattgagtcatttttcaattatggGAAGTTCCaagataattgagtcatttctatttttggcaaaaagtaaccctccctcttactttatttgcCATACacttaacacactattctAATCTCCGTGATGAAAAGAAGTGCctctattaacaaggaacggagggagtagtatatctGACTAGTACCTCTACAGTTTCTTCCCTCTCTGCTGCTGCATCAACTGTTCCACCCTCTGATCTTTTGTCCACCAAATCTGGTGCTTTGGTATCTTCAGGATTGACATGCACATCTTCTGTATTTTCTGTATTCGGCAGAAAACTCTCTGTATCCCTTTCATCATTATAAAACTCAGCTTTATTTGGTTCTCCATCCTCAAATCGAGTCTCTTGCACTGATGCATCACTGATTTCCTGTGCCAAAAGTAGAGGCAAAGGTGGCTCTTCACTTTCTTCTGCTGAAacatctttctttttattttctgaacCTTCCATTTTAACCAATGCGATTCCTTCAGTATCCTGAGTTGAAACAGTTGTTAACAGATTCTGCagaaataattagaaattatcAACTCCATGAGtttaatgataaataattttaatattttcaaactgCAGCCATATACTATATCTCTAAGTAACTGAAGGGCCATTTTGTATTATGAATATCATCTTTACCTCACTAGCTTCCTTGTGTTTGTCAGACTCATTGATAATTTTGTCATCCGTATCATCGCTCATGACTTCTTGGAGAACTGTATTCACGCTACCCTCTTCGGGAGAACCAGAAACAATTGGTGGAAAATTCTGGAACAAGTGAAAAATCAATTGAGTAACTGCAATATAAAAAGTACTTATTTTTCTAGAAAGAAAGCTGTTAATCTTCAAGTGTTTCTATGACTAAGTGAAAGGgaaccataaaaaaattgttggaaaAATCTAAACAAAGAAGAAAGTCAATTTACTGACTGCAATGTAAAGTTATTATTATTGCTGCTATCCattttattccttttcttGTTATAATAAATCTACTATTCTTTTTAAGTTTGTGACTAGGGGAATAGCACCCAAAGCTGTTCATAGCAGGAGAGTTTGTTATCCATACCTCATGACTGTCCTTCTGTCCCTCAGCTACATCACTTGTTGCTTCTTCTGGAAGAACTTCAGCGTTCTGTCCTTGGGTTATATTAGAAACTTCATTATTTTCAAGGGCTACATGCAACGGTTCTGCAAGATTTTCTATCTGTATGTCTTCTTTCACCAAAGTACATTTTGTACTTTGCTCGTTTTCAGGTAGTTCAGCTTCTTTGTGGTCTTCACTCTGTCCTTTGATTTCACCCGTGGCTGCTGAGGCGTTATCATTGGTGCACCCTGTTGACACTTCTTTTAATGACAGACCCTCTCTGTCCTCTCCCAAATCCTCATTATGATCTATTTGTGAGTTTGTGACTTGGACAACTGAGCTCTCCTCAGACTTCTCTGCAAGCTTTGGGTCGCTATGATCTGTAGTAGCATCTTCCATGGTTTTAGACTTGCATTCCACATCTCCATGGCTCTCACTCAAAGTCTTCTCTGAGGGAACTCCAAAGTCTTCTGGCGTTGTCACAGGCTCGACACTTTTCTGTAGATCCGTTTCTTCTTCCTTAGAGAGTGACGAGTTTAAGTCCCTCTTGCCCTGTAGCTCTTTGGCATTTGAATTCTCAAGTGCAATGATGGTTTCTCCAGATGTACTATTTTCAAcacttctttcattttctaattcaTCCTGTTCTGAGGTAATCTTATTTTGGTCAGAATTCCCTTCCTTAGAGACTTCATTTCTGATAATACATGGAATGTCCTCTTCTGTTGGTTTCTCATCCACAGATTTGTTGTCTGTTGTCTTTACTTGGAAATTTGGCTCCTCACCTTCAGAGATGCAAGGCGTACGAGACTCAGTTTCTCTGCTCACTAGGTCAGCTTCCTGTAATATCTCCTCAGTAAGTGCTACATCTGTGGTGGAGGAATCATTTATGCCATGATTATCACTGCTTGTGTATTTAGGTAGCTTAGTCGCCACCTCAGTGTCGTCCATATCAGGATAAACAAGTGTATCTCCCACTTTTGTTTCTGAGGTCGCAACAGATGAACCGAAACTGCACACCTCTGGTATCACATCTCTACCATCATCTTTGTCAGTGCTGTTACATTCTTCAGCATTCCTTTGGATTACTTTCACATGTGTCTCTTCAGTTGTGGCCAATTCTACTGGTCGATCAACAAAAGTATCAGAGCCATCTCTCAATGTTTGATCTGTCTTTTCACTATCCTTACTGATATCAGGTGAAATGTTTGTCACTTCACCACTTGAGAGATTCTGAAGAAAGAACAAAAACTATTAGCCCCATGAGTttaaagattaattaattttatagttaagCCATATATTTCAGCTCGTAGAGTCTCATCTTGTACCCCAAGAACTTCCTTGTGATTGTCACCCTCGtcacttatttttccatccttATGGTCACCCGTGGCTTCTTGTAGATCTGCATTTATGCTTCCCTCTTTGTGAGAGTTGGAAACAATTGCTGGAAAACCCTGCAACAAGATGAAAGGTTAATATGCCGgctttattgttattattgttgttgttgaaaGTGAATTAAATCAAGAGCTAGATTGGAGGAGAATCAGTCTAAACAGTTTTTGCCCATCTTCAGGAGTctacttaattttttcattatagtTTAGTGCTCATGTCAAGGAGCCAACTTTAGGTATTAAAATGAACAAACTAACGATTAGTTATGGATCATTAGTTGCTTTGGTACCATATAGAAATGGTCCACTCACCCCCTCATGAGGCCTCATAATGGGGAGgcttattgttgttgttgttgatattAACTTATTACTGtattatcttttcttttcttcaagTGTCTGACCAGGGAAAAagcaaatttcatttcttagtAGGAGTGTTATCCATACCTCAACACTTTCCTTTTGTCCATCATTTGCATTGATTGCATCCTCTGCCTTGTTTGTGTCTCCATGCAGAGTTTGCTCCTCTGGAGGAGCTTCTACGCTGTTTTCTTCGTTTAAATCAGACACTTCATTTCGGCTTTGCTCCTCTTTGAGGTCTTTATCCTTGTCTTTCACATTATCTGTGGCTTCTAGGACGATGTTTTCATTGGTCTCCCCAGTCGATACTTCTGTCAGTGTCTCCTCTTTAAAATGCTCATCACGTACTACCTGTGACTCTTCAACTTGGACTGGTGAGCTCTCAAAATTCTCTACAAGCTTTGGGGCGTTATGATCTCCTTCTGAGATGCAAGGTGTATGAGACTCCGCTTCTTTGCTAGGGAGACTAGATTCCACTAATATCTCCTTCGTAAGGGAATCATACGCGCCATGATGATCGCTGCTCGTCTCTTTAGATAGCTGAGTCACCGCTACTGCACCGTCTGTAAAAGGATCATCATCTGTATCTCCCACTTTCATATCTGAGGTCACAACTGATGGATCCGTGCTGCATTTTTCTGGTACCACACCTCTGTCTCCATCTCCATCCTTGCTGATGGATTCTTCAGCATTCTGCTGGCTTTTTTCCGCCAACGTCTTTTCAACGAGCTTACTGACATTGGGTGCAATGTTATTTGCAACCTTGTCAGTCGAGggtgattttaaaaaatgctcACCCTCAACTACAGAAAGTCCAACTTGCTCCTCTCTCTGCCATGttggataaaaatatttatttgttgataaaaagaataaaagataGTATATGCTAAAATAGAGAGTTTTGTCTTAAAAGTAGCAACATAATATCCACTATCACTGTAAAATTCTGCAAATTTGATGTAGATGCATGTCTATAATAATATCTGGCTAAGTTATTTctatgtttcaatttattgaTTGCATTTTCTTAATATCAGTGTTATAGACCTTATTGATCTAGCATGTGCGATCTGCAGAGTTTCAGAGAGGCAAACTGtgatatatagtaattttatatcGTTAAAACAAAGTGAACCCAACTAGCTTAACACAAGGTTTCCTGCTAGAGATCTTGCTTAAAAccttttgaaataatttttcacttgtatatggagtatttggGATTAGCTGTTTGTCAGTATAAATGGCATGTGATCTCTAAGATAGTTTCTTCTTATTACCAGAGATTCATATAATCATCCAAGAAATGAAAAGCGTATgttttgtagtagtatatttcttGTAGATGTTTGAAGAAATAAACCAATGTTTTGCTAAGATTGATATATAAGAAGATGCACAAAAATATGACCAAGAACTTGAATTTCATATAGGtaatatttggaaaaacatCTGTAGATCATGAAACAACTTACTGCTTCATTTACAGGTAATGGAATATCTGCATCAGTTGCCATCTCCGACTGCGAATCTGTGGATTATGGAGCTTAACACATCTAGTTTTTACAGGTAAGTGCTCTTACGTGCTAGTTATTTTCCTATATAAAGGTATAAAAAGAGGTGTTTTAAAGAAATGATCATGTTTGGTAGATGAATGCAATAATGCTGCTGACTGTATCATTTTGTTAAAGTTGGCAAAAAGTGACAAAAATGCCACTTCACTTttgctattattttttagttggcTGGAGATCGACAATGGTCCAAGGGAGTGTGATCACTCACATGCCCAACTTGCtttgatggaaaaaaaatcactcaTTCTAAAATAGGGTCAATTATTTTCCATGCTCACTTATTGCTGATGCTGGAAACAATAACAAGAGGCCATGTTCTGATAGTATATACTTAGTCTGTTGGCTTTCGTTGTGggacaatatttcattcaatCTTTTGGACATTATTTCCGAAAAAAGCTGCCCAATATTCCTCCAGTTTTGCTATTCATGGCAAAGGCCATCAAGGGTCTTAGACTTAGTCCGTTTAAATCTTGATAGAGGGCTCTATAAACGATACTTGTCCTACTGACTGCTTGAAAAATACTCGATCCGTGCCACCTGAGTTGGGCATTTCTTTTTGGTAagaagattaagaaatgagtgtttaaaaattaagtgaagagagaataaagtaggagtaaagtaggagagcGAATAAtgtttttgctaaaaaagaaaaacaactcAACTAACTTGGGAcgaccaaaaaagaaaacgacCCAACTACTATATTTGGACATAACTAGCACAAGATATACTTAGTATTGATCTTCGAAATATATTTCGAGATCAAGTGATTTTCCTTGTGATTTGAGGAGAAGGTTATTTACGAGAATTTAATTAGGGTGTAATTTACGCATGGTTAGTCCAGCTAATTTCAGATGAAGCCAAAGCTTATATTCTAGAGATAATGATGGTTAAGACTTTTCAATTCGATAGACACATCATATGAAATGTAAAGGAATCTtacttattaataaaatcaagagGGATGAACAAATGTGTGGTCATATTGGTGTGCTCAAAGATATTTTAAGTGACATTATTGGTGATAGAATTAATCAGAGGGAATTGATAATATTAGTACTTTTTCACATGCTCACTTTGCTTAGTTAACACATTTTAACATAACGTTCATTTTGTACGCATTTACTTGTCGTTCTACACGTCTAGGTGAAAAGAtgatcaataattattttatttcataaagtTGATCATAGATACTATGTTTAATTGAGCATTTACGTTTACCCCCTAAAAATGTAATCATTTAATATGTTATTGGTATAGATTGGAAGTTGTTGGAGTTGGCCCTTGGGGTCAGTCTTATTTATGCTATTAGATCATTGATATCGATAGGATGCATTGCAATTGATCATCACCCGGAGATATTGTCAGTTGTTTAGTGGTTATCCTTatctttagttttatttaagatttttGATTTAGTGCGCAATAAGATTATATCTCCAATGACTTATAACTGAAACATATGCACATACATTTTCTTTAACTAAATCAtaacttaaaagttaaaaaatcttaattagcTTTTAAATTAAGTTGTAGTTACTACCCCCTCCACCTTAAAGAAGATTTTCTTCGATAACACATgatttatgcaactttattttgttaaatggagagagtataagagagaaataaagtagCTTCAGCTTTTggtaatgaattattttgattgGGACGGACCAAAAGTCAAATGGGTCATCTGCAATGGGATAGAGAGAGCAATACTTAtgttagaaaataaaagaacaacGATGTACGATGAGGAAAAAGAGTGTTTATAACAAGAGAATTGAAAACATAGTAAATATGTATTGGGGatataatcaaatgcaaactttatatattatacaaactccaaactatgatctggaccgttagatttcaagatttgatgtCAATAGATTACAAATACTGTCAATTATGAAAACAGAAGTGTGAGATTAGATGAATTATGAAAACATGGAATTCATTATAAGGGCGTTTTAGTTCACTTCATGT is a window from the Salvia hispanica cultivar TCC Black 2014 chromosome 1, UniMelb_Shisp_WGS_1.0, whole genome shotgun sequence genome containing:
- the LOC125200748 gene encoding microtubule-associated protein futsch isoform X1, whose product is MATDADIPLPVNEAREEQVGLSVVEGEHFLKSPSTDKVANNIAPNVSKLVEKTLAEKSQQNAEESISKDGDGDRGVVPEKCSTDPSVVTSDMKVGDTDDDPFTDGAVAVTQLSKETSSDHHGAYDSLTKEILVESSLPSKEAESHTPCISEGDHNAPKLVENFESSPVQVEESQVVRDEHFKEETLTEVSTGETNENIVLEATDNVKDKDKDLKEEQSRNEVSDLNEENSVEAPPEEQTLHGDTNKAEDAINANDGQKESVEGFPAIVSNSHKEGSINADLQEATGDHKDGKISDEGDNHKEVLGNLSSGEVTNISPDISKDSEKTDQTLRDGSDTFVDRPVELATTEETHVKVIQRNAEECNSTDKDDGRDVIPEVCSFGSSVATSETKVGDTLVYPDMDDTEVATKLPKYTSSDNHGINDSSTTDVALTEEILQEADLVSRETESRTPCISEGEEPNFQVKTTDNKSVDEKPTEEDIPCIIRNEVSKEGNSDQNKITSEQDELENERSVENSTSGETIIALENSNAKELQGKRDLNSSLSKEEETDLQKSVEPVTTPEDFGVPSEKTLSESHGDVECKSKTMEDATTDHSDPKLAEKSEESSVVQVTNSQIDHNEDLGEDREGLSLKEVSTGCTNDNASAATGEIKGQSEDHKEAELPENEQSTKCTLVKEDIQIENLAEPLHVALENNEVSNITQGQNAEVLPEEATSDVAEGQKDSHENFPPIVSGSPEEGSVNTVLQEVMSDDTDDKIINESDKHKEASENLLTTVSTQDTEGIALVKMEGSENKKKDVSAEESEEPPLPLLLAQEISDASVQETRFEDGEPNKAEFYNDERDTESFLPNTENTEDVHVNPEDTKAPDLVDKRSEGGTVDAAAEREETVENAATIVPDENTEKHLDEENEQVSSIKEPSGAELFGKDKNSASVLLTEEVQTTISDKITDTGEADKNDLALENVAKETQVDCSAREHEERVEEENQSSSVIEAQVEETNARESKNTDEPKNRGKESMTPKMENEEHTENMYGKEEITNADPLGISTDKAERESVDVAHTHEENVETKDIVEDISDCGKDGNMPTEELGGASAGNANIEESTKIGKGGLINEEASVESLQEAAQVIETGHLTREREISSPDEQSHIVNLDDSKEEIAASETTLEGETLKDKQSIANTTPYEDKEESMQVQEDCSQWEQNETENIPSSEAPALSSIESSPVKEEEKVEIPTKEQILTADPQETIDETQEKTIDAADKNNDVAISAQNGDSDDNSPVEVDGLQEPPSEEVPEEKINDDEPTTSHETKFAYENTVKANLNEDEEKIECALVKEDVHIESSQVADDDIKGTSSGHDREANPLEEQAPTTGSQETMDDEKYAKPLDPTDLKQEILEDRKCATTPHEDTKEDSQNQADDFILESEEQSVKDSERTSVSDTPKDDITESTLVKEVAKVEDPIDSSQVATEDIKAFAPRQDAESSIVEQILDPTTVENETPKDENVPTIFPDENLEEHLDEENEQVSSIKEPSGSELSEKDENSESALLMEEVQREIPAENIKTSDFDQHTKEKGILEEKIPTENSQGIPSDEEEETRIDAATTNEKTQELQNVLNENSDKDLLLKVAASEMTHDINLEEEAERPPLTEISKKEACENESILLEPKISDEPSTVGVPKDEKSTDYTTPEKENLQPEDHKTSTSSGDIEASCSLEEQSLEDNSQTIISDKITDAGEADKNDLALEVPKETDSADVKEETKEEEGYIKAVEITNAVTVASDQMTSNEHVSDSTSMESVVLEKINDPLVGEANSFNDKTDLEKIPISETLAETASRECTETEDQLPNVEKEAEVSKREAENDQKHIKETLPNDAVSLDVLESKEVTGEEEVSSNRCKEISSSPISVALEEDSTSNSVTDLETKNEEEVPAIKEKTPSSVQGQDAEGTIVEKRSDSTEVAFTPGENKGGYESDKRSLESIAQGQSFNIKSETEETKAEEEDLNTGSGIQSDKAVIEDILQEETMCEKEIVKDDISSVKEQLPRIKEEHEGVKDYHQGSCELEVPQVSEEADDKAPEDQQEKTFTGKAIDRILHQEDQATRIEEPTTKIDDENVRELDIGVNPDTQDSYKETVQIAIIPGKESEEQNKEDEIYSSDKLQEEDEETLIHSEGKSKEEAKETYKEAYLEAEKFDSSPQIKDISKYAVRDVGLDTPEDNEKSTTGIFSEEDYPKNINKCEVSSASEDVALTKQPSENASITAELQEAKKIGECTEGTPLGTEDQLVKDIALAEQPSEDACITAEVQEAKAGIDLGAAVPVPGATGSESQEVENLNEKCTEMADTSTPVETLVNSTSKKNIGESTEGNLLEAEDQQTKLYDLPEESNMSVTEVKMEEKDDAENIQSVRSISEDVQDQELFKESYGVSSNHNPVEGNPEERTETSEGQKTNPIQAAPVLETLKKEIEEQKLGGDNVDVHEEEKNTYSIPSQLESLNGADTEKVPESSIHQRLVEDTAQHEKKEGIQQIDSPLFLPHAQCSDITTSENEPAHDGELGSTGVTELDASPLYLKDRHVVLEAGDTSRNLIPENLELDKNISTEHFQGEHEVVKPSKVEQEEDECGNKERKDHQMERNTESEETDKASLSDQLHVSTRGISEMADHSPTEKEPTRHAEDMPAQNIDEAQHENMKTDEEKDGEEESHEQKKSDLSSEAPVMVDIGDADIKVAHKKSHNILSGVGSKVKHSIAKVKKAITGKSPSPKKATIPESK